gGGGCGGAAAAAGATGGGCCAATAGTGTGTGGGAGTTGTCTGTGAAGAGGTCTGCAACTGTGGCAGGGCCTCCCATGCTTTCCCCAAGCAATGTCTTTACCTTTCTGTCATATACACAATGCCGCTGCCACTCTTTCTCTATCTACACACATACATGCTACTGTGCTTCGGGACTTGCTCATGGAAGAGTACACCTTCTACCCAATTGGAATTCACCACTAGCCTGCAATTTGCGATCGAGTAGGCTTGTCAATAGACGGGTGTTACTATGCtcaaattcatattaaataaatactcgTAGttgttacttatatatatttatacccgTATTTGTCAATGAGCGGGTTTTACTTGTATATACACCGTGCCCTCAAACTCATCAAGAATCGTCGACTCCTCTAATTAACCAAAAGTTTGAGGTGTTTGCATTAATGTTGATTGAATTTCGAGTAAACTCACACTCCAAGAAATTAGCTCaatagttacaaaaaaaaaatattgttaaaatcaACGTCAaattaattgacaaataaaattttcgttGCTACTCTATATTATTAACAATTCGTTATTAAAGttgttaacaaaattaatttctctgCTAATGAATAGCAAACatcttgtattaaataatgaaaactttacttgctaattatttgaacattgatttatttttccgCAGCTATtgagtcattttttttttatagcgttattactaaataattcaaaatttatacaaattgcATGTAAAGATAATCTTCTTAAGACAcacaaatgaattttattttatataagtgttatatatgtattaaataaaatttaaaaaatatagtatcaTTTTGTAATAGAAgattttggtatatatatatatatgaattgaaGTATAATTGAAGTTAAATATGCATTTTGTTGGAAAAGGTTGTCGAGAAATGGGCTTTGCGATAGTACTAATTTTATGTATGACCTTATGTCACTAGACTACCCAATGCCATATAAGCCCAAACCTCATGATTTTGGGCAGGTAAGAAAACCATATGGCTTATTTTGGGCCTATATTGACGGCCGAAAGGGTATGTTAGAAAATGTTGAAATCTTCATTACATGGAACTAGTAgattaaaaaggaaaactgagaaacatgaataataagaagaaaaatgagttCAGACCAACAAGTTCGAAGTTCTAGGCTCAAGTTCCACCAAGTATGTGGGTATCTCACTTTAAGTtgattattctaatttatttattattaattatattgatatattagttGAATTGAAGTGTTGTTCAGTACATCGaatgagttattataatttatcaacatttattagctaaaaaaaaaaagaagaagaagaagaagaagaaaaatgagtttATCAAGTAAAAAGATGGTTGTAACGTTGATATGGCTATTAATTGAGATTTTTACATTCAAGTTGATTCAGTTCAGATcaagtaattaaattacagGCGCCGACTAAAGATTGATTGAGTGAGCAGGAGTACaagtaaaaaattcaatctctTGCATCTACCTATTCAAACATAGGCTCATATATACCCTTTCGTTTGTAACGGAAAAGGATTTTTCGACCAAAAAAAGAGAcatcttaatatatatcttaattcgtataaaattttacaataaaagaTTCAAACTATTGACCATCATAACTTAAGCTTCACTTGAGGCAACAAGATGTTACACatcattcatcaaaagaacaaaaagacaaACAGAGTGATACATTGACCTAAAGAGCGTGCAGCGATGactagtatttaattttttacaaagaagATAGTAAGGAGAGATGATTCCTAGTATTCGCAGTTGTAAGAAAGTTCACTTTCTCCCCTTCTTTGCTGCCCTCTTCCATTATTCTTCCAAACAACATTGGATTGcaaccaaactccattttcATCACTACATTCATTTCTCCTCTCTCCAACTTAGCCTTAGCCAACCATCTCTGCACTTTCCCAGAAGTAGTCTTTGGAACACTTCCACTCTCCACAATAACCACTACTCCAACTCCAATTTTCTCCTCTCTCAATACACCATTTCTAATCCCTTCACATATTTTCATCAGAAGACTTGTTTCCACTCCCCTTTGCAACTGCGCTACGACAGCTACCGTTCGCAAGAACTCAAACGCTGCAAGGCAACCTGCTCTAAGTAGCCTTGGCCCACTATTATAAGCCGCGGTCTCTATGTAATGAGGGTGGATTTCTCGACCGTCAGTCTGTTTAATGATGTCTGGGGCCCGGCCAGTGACGTATAAGTACCTCTCTTGTCCTATGACTATTCCTCTGTCTTGTGTTCGGACAAAGCATCCAGCCACCTTGTTTCTTAGCCTAGCGTTGAAGACTTCGTGCGTTAACGTAGGGTGGCCGAGGTATCCGGAGGCGTTGCTTGGAGAAGATATCCATATTTCTCCTTCAACGCCATCATCAGCAGGCTCATTAGTTTCTTCATTCACAACCAAAATCTCAATCTCCTCCTCCATGATTTCTTCCTTTGAAGAAGGTAGCTTGGCACTAGGCAAGAGATTCTTGTGGACTGGAAAATTTCCCTTACTTTCACTTCTCCATGCTGTGGATACAAAGGTGCAATTCTCGGCCAAGCCATATGACGGAGAAATGCTTGAGGGGTTGAGCCCGTAAGGCCTGAAAACTTCAACAAATTCTGCTACTGAAGCCTTGTAGATCGGCTCATTGATTATGATCAGGTTCTTCATGCTCCCTAGGTTTATAGAAGAGGTCCCTTTATCCACGCCTCCACGCTTAACGACGAGGGGCAGCGTGAAGGATGGAACGGGAGTACAAGTAGCGTTGTACTCGGTGATCAACTCGAGCCACAATCTAGGCCGTTTTATGAAAGCGTTGGGGGATGTTAGCACGCATGTTGCACCCGATACAATGGCTAGTAGCAGAAACATAAGGCCACAATCATGGTACTGAGGCAACCATGAAACGATGACGCTGTTTGGATGGAGATCATAGGCTCTTCTAGCTACTCTTACATTGTGAGCTGCTGCACCAGCAGTCACAAGGACTGGCTTAGGAATCCCGGTTGCACCTGAAGTGTACTGAATCAAGTACACATCATTTGCTTTGCATCCTTCGTATTGCAATGAGTTCCGTTGCGCGTCTCCCACCTTCATTTTCCCCTTTAGGTCCTCCGTCTCAATCCATCTAAGCGTCTGTAAAAGGTCAGACAGTTTGTTATTGCTGGAGGCTACGTACTTTCTAACGCGGTTTACATAACTACGAGCTGCTAAGGCGGCCTTAGGCTTAGCTTGCGAGAGAACCCTGACAAGGTGATGATGATTGTCGCTGGCAAACGACGGGTGCGGCGGGACCACGGGAACCGCCAGAAGCCCGGCTCGTTGACAAGCAAATATGATCTCCACAAGCTCAAGGCCCGGTGCACACAATATCACAACAGTGTCACCCCTTTGCAAGGAAAGCAATAACTGTGAGGATGTGGACTGCACTGACGCGTTGAGCTGCTCGTAGGTTAAGGCCGACGAACCGGACACATGGACGGGGCCGTCTTCGGCCCAAACGAAGGCCGGCTTG
The window above is part of the Sesamum indicum cultivar Zhongzhi No. 13 linkage group LG7, S_indicum_v1.0, whole genome shotgun sequence genome. Proteins encoded here:
- the LOC105166292 gene encoding uncharacterized protein LOC105166292 produces the protein MNYENYDLCFPDQPVVDLYLPIWANLPAFRHKPAFVWAEDGPVHVSGSSALTYEQLNASVQSTSSQLLLSLQRGDTVVILCAPGLELVEIIFACQRAGLLAVPVVPPHPSFASDNHHHLVRVLSQAKPKAALAARSYVNRVRKYVASSNNKLSDLLQTLRWIETEDLKGKMKVGDAQRNSLQYEGCKANDVYLIQYTSGATGIPKPVLVTAGAAAHNVRVARRAYDLHPNSVIVSWLPQYHDCGLMFLLLAIVSGATCVLTSPNAFIKRPRLWLELITEYNATCTPVPSFTLPLVVKRGGVDKGTSSINLGSMKNLIIINEPIYKASVAEFVEVFRPYGLNPSSISPSYGLAENCTFVSTAWRSESKGNFPVHKNLLPSAKLPSSKEEIMEEEIEILVVNEETNEPADDGVEGEIWISSPSNASGYLGHPTLTHEVFNARLRNKVAGCFVRTQDRGIVIGQERYLYVTGRAPDIIKQTDGREIHPHYIETAAYNSGPRLLRAGCLAAFEFLRTVAVVAQLQRGVETSLLMKICEGIRNGVLREEKIGVGVVVIVESGSVPKTTSGKVQRWLAKAKLERGEMNVVMKMEFGCNPMLFGRIMEEGSKEGEKVNFLTTANTRNHLSLLSSL